In the Primulina tabacum isolate GXHZ01 chromosome 7, ASM2559414v2, whole genome shotgun sequence genome, AGATTCCGCGAGCTCTTGTAGATCCTCcagaccaatcctttctaaagttgtcatcagattaatttcttttctgagacagatttaattagatcgatcatattttcttcttcattcaaTGGTTTTGACAACACTCTGGCCTTTCTTTGTTGATGTAACAAGGGTTCAGTACCAAATGATGGTGGTAACCATCCTCCTGAAGTTCTTTTACTATAACCtggttgttgttctagtttctgaattcttgttttaatatcctttaatattccaagaatttcttcctggtttttaAGGATTTCTTCAACTCGTTGGGGTACAAAGTATAGCATATTGGCATAATTTTGTACTGTTTTCTGGATTTCCCTAAGATTTAAAGAGAGCTTAAATGAATCTGGTACTATCTCCAGAAACTTATTTGCTTGAATAATAAGTTTACCTGAGAGTTTACCTGAAGGTACTGTAGCTTCCCTTTCTGCTCCTGATATCTGACAATAGTTAAATGCTCTTGTAtatattccaaaatattggaaTAATTCTTGTAAATTACTTTTCTCGAACATAAGTTCAgattcataattttttgaaattctTCTCAAACATTTTAGTttctttataataataaatcatgTGTTTGAAATAAATCAACCTTAGGCTCTAATACCATTTTCGGGATGCGCGGGGatcaattaaaatcaaataggGACTAATGTCATTTTTCGGGATGGGCGGGGatcaattaaaatcaaataggAACTAAGGGCatttttggtatttttaaaaacattttatctCTCCATGTACTAAAACCAAATTCTTTTTATAATGTGTACTGAATCTTAATTAActctttttattattaacaCCACCATATATTTCAAAGTTGactcaattttttttgaaagcAATAATTTTAatctcaatatatatatataatttttaaaaaaattgttggtTTTGTTTGTTATCAGAAATTGTATTATtacttttaattattatttcacTCGAAGGATgcagaaaatgttattttatgtaataaatgattaaaattagtaaatattaatatttgaataattatttaaaattattgatataatataatgaatatatttaaattgtaaatattagtataaaaaaattattatatcaaaatatttatgtcatcttaaataatatttaaatgataataacaatatcatagtaacacaaaatcatatgccaaataaataaattaatacaagcaatgcaaaattttaaaggtattttatgttttcattgAAGTCcagtttcaatttgaataaagaaaataaaaagatataattcataaattacatttgaatgtatatacaaaaatgaattaaattcaaatttgaactaataaaggAATTGATATAATCGATGCaagaaataattgaaattataatttattgcaTTACACCTATTTCGAGATTTAtgatatatctttcttttttagAATCTTATTTTTCGTTGAAACTTACTATTTTATACAAAAActcagtttatatatatatatattacatgatATGTGGAGGACTTGATAGCTTGCTTATTCAAGCTGAGGATGGAAAGGTTGTATGCTGCTGCATACATTAACATCATGTTAGCACTATGCTCGAAAAAAATGGTTGAAATcgaaaaaaggaaaataaaggAACATACTGAGTTTTAAAATCGACAATAATAAATGATCAAAAGCAATGAAAATCTAATGAGTAAATAAGAGATTGAGGGGTTTAAATAGCTAATTAGTTGCAACTAGAATTGGATTAGAAAATTCTCAGGATATATGTGATGTAAATTCATGCCATCATGAGTTTGagtaacataaaatatttcatattgagtagatctcttgtgaaacgctctcacgaatctttatctgtgagacggatcaacactatcgatatttacaataaaaaatattgagTATCCTTTTGCTTTATTTTCctcttttgtttttgtttatatttattttttacacaGCGTATTCTCATTACATGATCTAAATAAAAGAGTGTTGAtgtcaaataaacaatattcgAAGGAGTTAATGATTTTTGaccaaaaaaaatcaaaattagtAAATGAAAACTGAACACCGACAAGttacatgattaaaaatcaaaacGAGTCAAATTACATTacgaaaattataattttctcatggcaaaaaattgtgtgagacggtatcacgggtcgtattttgtgagacatatatcttatttgggtcatccatgaaaaaatattactttttatgctaagaatatcacttttattgtgaatatcggtagaattaaCCTgcctcacagataaagattcatgagatcgtctcacaagatacctactctttTATCATATTTCTTCATTAACCAAATTAAAGAATCCAAAGATCAAAGGGGTAAAATATCTTGAATACAAACttctatatgtatatatataaacataaagATCAAAGTATATTTCCTCTAACCAACTAAATTGACCCCTAAGCTCAATTTGTAGCCTGCCACCAACATTGACGtgtaaaaaatgaaaattaccaAAGAAAGTGACCAAGTCACCGCCCATTGGTTTTCTCCTTGCAAGCGAAGAAAGAATCCCGCAAGTAACACACTTTTATTCACACACACTACACACATATTTAGTAATATTGCATATATCTATATATTTgacttgtgtgtgtgtgtgtgtgtgtatatagtGTCACCACATAAGCCCATAATATTGATTTGTCTGAAATTATTAGAGATGGGAGTTTCGGGGACATTGGAGTACTTGTCTGAATTGGTTAGCCTCcccaagaagaagaagaagaagcagcagcagcagcaaatGAACACAGTAGCTGTTAAGATCAGAATGGATTGTGAAGGATGTGCTCGAAAAGTCAAGAGTGTACTCTCCGGTGTTAAAGGTACTTGATTACACCACGtttattacattttattttgcTGAACAGTTCCATAATTCAAACGATTTAAAAAGATTTCTATCTACACTGAGAAAATTCATACAAAATCAGTTAAACCCGTTTGCTTGAATCGATAGATTTCGATTTATTTGATTTGTTTGGATGAACGAAATTCAAGagaatttcaaattcacttCATATCGAGTTAAACAGTTTCAATAGTAATCataatagatttgaaattcacaTGATAGATGAGTGTCACTTGAAATCTATTTATCAAAATGTTTTTTCTAAATCAAATTTCTTGTGTTTTGTACATATATGTGACTATACACCTAATTCATTGGGACTGACGCATGGATGCAGGAGTAAAATCAGTGGAAATAGATCTGAAAAATCAAAAAGCAACAGTGAATGGGTTCGTGGAGGCTAAGAAGGTAATGGAAGCAGCCAAGTCAACCGGTAAGAAAGTGGAGCTATggccttatgtaccttacatgCTGATCGCACACCCTTATGCCTCCGGAGTTTACGACAAGAAAGCCCCTCCAAATTTCGTGAGAGGTACTGATGAACCCGGAGTCGCAACGCTTAACCCTGATGAACAACAATACACACAAATGTTTAGTGATGATAATCCACGCTCATGTTCTCTCATGTAACCCTCTCGACTTCATGCATGTGTCTGTTTTTAAGATAAGTAAATTATAATAAGAAGAGATCATTCTTGtatgtaaaataaaagaaataataaaaatatggcgCATTCAAAGGAATAACACTTCAGTTTCCTGGCCTTCAGTAAAGGATATAAAATGAGTGAATGAATATGATCCATAGTATGATTCTtagattaaaatattatatatatatatagcaaaaAAAGCTCGAAAACGACTTTCTGGATAACTTCACTACAGattctgaaacataaatatatgAAACCTATATCAGGTTACAATATGAAGGGTCCACAACATAATATGGATCCATGACTACAAGCCAGTCTTCAGTATTGTTTTTTCCAGAGGAAGAGTCGCTCAATGCCCAGCAAGGCCACATTCGTCCCTCTCCTCCGAATTTCACATTCCGCCGCTGCATTAATGTGTGTTAGAATAAAGGTAGAAGGTTTTctgtaaataaaaaatttcattatttaagAAACACTGGGAAGGACAAACAGCAAAAATTGGGTAAAATACTAAAATATAGGAAAAAAATACTTCACCAAAATAATTGAAGATAACCCCTAGCAAACTGACCGAAATATCAGATTGAACACAATTTTACCTGGAATGAGGAATCAGATTTGAGGAATTAGATCAAGGAAAAATGGGTCTTGAAAAGAAAGAAAGTCTCTAGTGATTTCCAGATTGGGTTATTTATTTTGCAAAACTAAAACCAATAGCAGTCTCATAGAAAAATGGGTGAGTTACAATCCTTCAGACCAATATACAAGCACAGATAATCTTCCCTGCTACTACCAATTTATTTGATACTTTATTCTAGCTCATCATAAAATATGCAACAGAAAAGAGAACCCATTGCTACAtactacaaaaaataaatacaaaacatACATAATGATGATGAAATGAATAAATTAGACATCTTAAAGATTTGTCATAATCACAAATACATCATCAACACATAATTTACATTGTTCATCCACTTCAATGTTTAAGGATTAGAAAAAAATCATGGCTTGACAACGGTATTAAAGAAGCTAACCTTAGTAACGTGAATTATCAAACACCCAGGGCTCCTGCACGAAAAGCTCACGACCATTCATTTGAACCAAGCCAGCAGCTATATCCTCTGCACGTTTTCTTGCTGCTTCAGCTTTTCTCGCGGAAGCATCAGCATCCTGTAACAAGTAACATAACGGTTCATACTTACACAGAGTTTCAACTACTGCATCAGAGCCTGGGCTTCAGTTCTGACCTTAGGTGTGGGAAAATTACGATGTCTCGTAAAATTCTTGTTTTCATAGCAAAAGGTCCTAGTTCTTTAAAGTAAAGTTCGTGTTCCTATTaagtaaaaatttgaaaaaatcgaaattttaaCTAAACAACTGACATAACTTAATAATAGACATAAGCTTCTGTATTAAGAAATCAAAAGAGCTAGTCATCGGTATTTGCTACGTCCTAAAATGCCACCGCATCACATTTTGAAAGTAATGCTGGTATTTTTGCAAATTCTTACTAAAACTCATTCCAGAATTCAGGGGACCCAAATATATACTACTCGAAAAAAATATTACCGTAAAAAATAGCAATTTTACGATAGAAGTGAAGTTTATGTGACaaaaatatctctaattttTTGTGACAAAGGGTTTCAGTCCTTTTGATCGACTCATCAGGCACAACACGAATTTTATGCGACAAAAATTCCTCTAATAAAAGGGAAGTTTTATGGATCAGTTTCCTGGTCAGCTACTATATGACAATGTTGAGCTATGGAAATACTACACAATCATAAAACTGGTGTGGTTAAAAGTAAAAAAGTAAAAACTGAACGAGTATTTACACAACTGACTAAATTAAAAACAAGcatatgtaaaaatatatggTGATACGATATAATATAAAATCAACGCTGAATGTTTACCATTGTAGGTTTTTGTTTTTAACATTTGTTACAGGAACCAATAAATAAATACTCGTGAAAGCGTGAAGCAGGTATAGATCCTAACATCAAAGGAAAGGGAGAGGTACAAAACGTTATTGAGCATCACTGCTGAAACCACTTAAAGCTCAAAAACGAATAATGAAAATGAAATAATCATCATATAGCCATTCCTAATTTGTTCGGAACTAAGCTTAGATGGATGAATCGTGCTTCACTTTATCCAAGACCAAAACCGAACATACTAATGAAAGATGACACAATTTAACGGTATTTTACCGAAAAATCCGATGTTGACTAAGAAACACGAGGTATTTTGCATCAAGACCCACTGTGCTATTTTAAATGGACATAAACAACCCCACATGTTTTTCCAATGTGTAGCCAAATCTCGCAATACAAAGAATTGTTTTTTCTAGTCACACATGTACTTGTGCAACTACGAATCAACCAACCTCAAGGAAGCATAATCATTTTGACAACactcaaaatcatatttttacttTTGAGTATTCTAATTTCATAAGACAATTTTGATGAACATGTACATCCACGCAATTCACTCAACAAACACGGAAACCAGAACTGTAAAACTCCCGTCCCCAGAACAGAAAATCGAACGAAATTAAAAAACCTCAATCCATGAACACGAATCCCAGCATAAATCACAACAATCACGATCCATAGCTTCTAAAAGAGATGAGAATGTCATAAAACACGGAGAACGGAGCGAGAAGTACCTTCTGGCGTTTCCAGGCGAGAAATTGGGATGCTGTGATGGAATTAGGGTTTGAATTTCGGGCAGGGATTTGATACAAAGATTCGTTCGGCATCATTCTCAGCTTCCTCCCCCATTTTCGAGTCGTTTGGATTCGAGAAATCAATCTCCGAATCTGTGCTCATTAATGAATTGTGTTGAATATTGGGCCGGGTCGGCCCAAACGGACCTGTTAATATGGTCCACAGACCAATTGACAGTATCTGGTTCCGGATCCAAAACCGGTTTTCCAATAAACTTGACCAGCTGAggataaaaaacataaaaactcaCCTGACTTGATCCGACGAATCAATTTTACGAAACAGATATCCGACATGACCCAAATAATAAGAGATTATCTTTTCcgtcaaaatttataaaatattacttCTGATGGTAAATATGGATCAAATCGCCCTCTTCTTAAAATATAGACCCCTGAAACCGTCTCATAAGATACGTAGTAAAAAATAGTTTCACAGCACATAATTGCAATAACTCAAATGTTTCTTTTTAATGTTGTTCTAGAGTACCTGAACGGCCTTGTATTTTAAAAGTGTGGAGCATTTGTATATATATTGGTTCAAAGTAAGGTCATCCACAACAAGTATACTCGGTACGAAACCGTGGATGAAAGTTGCCTTGTAAACTCTCTTCAAATTTCACAGGAAAATCCTTGCACACCCTCAAAGCTATCTTCAAATTTATTCAAGAAGCTCAAATTTGGTTCGAAACTGGTATCGAAGTTGGCGCTCGTAGCAGCAAACGATTCAACAACCTAGCTAAACTCATCTTTGAAGATATACTCGGTTTGGGGCGACGTCTAGGATCTAAGGTTGGATTTAGAGCGATAAGGATGCAACTGGCTAGCCTATGGGATTCGAAACGAGATTTATCTGCACCTTACTCGTCTTAACTCATAATCGACACACACAAATGTATTTATCATATATTGATAATTGATTATTGGGAAAAGTTTTCCATTTTACATTCTTCAATCTTTCACACATTAAACTTGtatcacacacacacgcacataGAAAATTCGACACAACACTTGTTTATTCCATGGAGGAAATGGAATAAAACGAGGATCTAACAATTATTGAGAGCATTGATTTTGAGGAGGATGGAAGCATCGACGGCATCTCCCACTGATAGGAAAATCCAGCCATCTCCGATTTTATCCACAAATTTTGAAGCCTTCATTTTGGCGATCACTTGCCACTTTGGATTTGTTACC is a window encoding:
- the LOC142551422 gene encoding heavy metal-associated isoprenylated plant protein 24-like isoform X1, with the translated sequence MKITKESDQVTAHWFSPCKRRKNPASNTLLFTHTTHIFSNIAYIYIFDLCVCVCVYIVSPHKPIILICLKLLEMGVSGTLEYLSELVSLPKKKKKKQQQQQMNTVAVKIRMDCEGCARKVKSVLSGVKGVKSVEIDLKNQKATVNGFVEAKKVMEAAKSTGKKVELWPYVPYMLIAHPYASGVYDKKAPPNFVRGTDEPGVATLNPDEQQYTQMFSDDNPRSCSLM
- the LOC142551422 gene encoding heavy metal-associated isoprenylated plant protein 24-like isoform X2 — encoded protein: MGVSGTLEYLSELVSLPKKKKKKQQQQQMNTVAVKIRMDCEGCARKVKSVLSGVKGVKSVEIDLKNQKATVNGFVEAKKVMEAAKSTGKKVELWPYVPYMLIAHPYASGVYDKKAPPNFVRGTDEPGVATLNPDEQQYTQMFSDDNPRSCSLM
- the LOC142551423 gene encoding uncharacterized protein LOC142551423; this encodes MMPNESLYQIPARNSNPNSITASQFLAWKRQKDADASARKAEAARKRAEDIAAGLVQMNGRELFVQEPWVFDNSRY